The genomic window cgtcagttagtttaaattttattcaatttatttatcccaaagagctttttttgcaatgttattgttcagaaaattatgATGATATAGCAATTATGaggaaaccacatgaaagaaaaatagttatattttcaacgtatttaaaaaaatcattaaaaagtgattttaatcatactgaaaacattttactaaagaggactcatttttggcttataaacaatttgaataactttgttaatattgactgtagactaaaactactttgagatttgaaaagctggtatttttacttcttcttcttctttctcgaaactccttattcccctcaggggcgtcggaggttttattcatcttctatccatctcttccatttcttgcggtcctttgctaactcttttatttgttgatgtgtttttcctttttcctgtccaatttcgataatctgatcgatccatctcttccttggcctcactttccttcttttaccatatcttttcgattccatcacctgctttggtagtcttccctggtccattctgttaatgtgtccataccattttaattttcttttttgtatcttggttattatcgattcctgtttcagtccttgtctaatatcttcatttcttattctgtccaatttcgtttttcctgctatttttcttagctgcttcatctccgctgcgtttattgtactgtctattttttcagtgtttacccatgtctcacttgcatatattaaagttggtacagagattgcgttgtataccttcagtttcatttctttatctatttcttcctttcaaaatattgttttatttagtgcatagtagatcttatttgattttttcgctctgtatgagatttcttgatatatctttccatcctctgatattattactccaaggtattcaaacgtcgagactgtttctcttatttcgtttttgcacctaaatatcgtttggtttatttcttcccttttcttttgggttactatcatggtcttcgttttctttacatttacctccattttcaaattttctatttcctccacccagatatcgattaatttttgcattttctctttattgtctgccactattactaagtcatctgcatatagtaatccctccattctcactggtactaaattcatgtaccctattattgactgtaattgacttgaccttcttttagcgctcttcattactctatctaTTACTAATATAAgcaaaactgggctgagactgtccccttgttttattcctctccttaggtttattattggcgatctgtttccgtttatttgtactttggcaagtacgtttctatatgGACTTTTTAGCAtgcttactatcttttgcgggatttgcaaatcttccattactgaccatattacttctctatttatagaatcaaaagcagctttaatatctataaacgtaatatataagtcttctcctatttcgtttttcctttcaattatatttctcagtatgtatatattatctatTGTTTCTCTTTCGCTcctaaaagccgcttgttcttcttttagttttccttccagttctttcctgagcttcctttctattatcctggtgtagactttatatgccactgataATAAtcatatagccctatagttatcacattccgcttcatctccttttttgtgtattggtatcaataaattttctttcCAGTCTTCCagtatcttttctgttctccatgcttcccacattatttccagtagccaaagcttgcctcattctcccacgtacttcatcatctccgaATCTATGTTAtcggcacctcccgcttttccaatctttattcttgccaatccttcttcaatattTTTGATATGAATTTCATCTACTCGATTGTCTCTATACACTTCTCTTgcctgctgtcctctctcctcattttgttggttacttgcctcgaatttttctttatagtgcttattccatatggttagtacgtcttgtatgtttgttttcaattcatttcgctcatttctaattcctcttatttgtttcctttttgttcctttcatgcttcttattttattccaacACTGTATTTTttggtgccgcccaaaatcccgacagccaaaatgccgacagccaaaatcccgacggccaaaacaccgacaggccagaatcccgacatgcaacaatcctcgcataagtaaaaattccgaccactacattttgtttagtaacaaaaattaaaaaaacagatggccataaacaaaaaacaggAACCAagtgtaattatatgttaaaaagaaacttatcaaacctgtcgggattctggcctgtcggtgttttggccgtcgggattttggctgtcgggattttggggtagacccgtatttttacacgaatttaaaaaaactttttacctaggttaattacggtcaaagttatccacttgttttacttaattcacagctactttgtttataacaattaagcaacctaactagcgccattttgaaaataaaggtatatagtttatgtgtacaAGTTTCAGTAAACTTTGATCTTCagcagagtggttaataaagctttaaaaattacgtcctaacgaaatcgattcatAGTCGGTAAAGGGGaaatattaaaatccgtgcactcaaaaaatgaaattgattcttcaaacatatgctgcgattaatatctccggaggttgttaatggattttgatcatattttttttaatttgcatatATTCGTTTACCTTTAGAGTAGTTATGTATACATACCCCAAccaaacattacaaaatgttagggggaactccccttatcactcagggatatgaaaaatcgATTACGActgattctaagacctaccgaatatacatatataatttcataaaaatcggttaagcAGTCTCAGaagagtatggcaactaacactacGACAGGAGAAtcttatagatgtaaatatatagatggctattaaaaaatagtggTTGGGGAAAGAAGAGTGAAAATTGAGGTTTGTATGCATTTTTTAATGCTACATAATAcaaaattaagatagacaatgttgttcaaaaaataaaaaaaaatctcaggggggcaaccccctacaacttatgggtatgaaaaataggttaaaacctattttcagtcctgcaggatatatgtgtaaaatttcataaaaatcggtcaagccgtttcggaggagtatggtaactagcactgttacaggagaattttatgtacacaGAAGTAATTGtggattaaataataaaaatggctaactttgaccgtaattaacctacgcaaaaagtttgttttttttaattcatgtaaaaatactagcttttgaaatcccaaagtagataTACTCTAGTCAAGATTAACAAAGCTCTCCAAATTGTTTAGAAagcaaaaatgactctactttagtaaaatgttttcggaatgataaaaatgaccttttattgatttttttaaacattttgaaaatataagtattcttctttcaagagatttccacagaattgctgtatcattattattttctgaacaataacattgcaaaaaaaagctctttggtataaacaaatagaataaaatttaaactaatagGCGAATATTCTTGAAATTTTTAGGGCATTATATGTACTggttgactcaacttttcgtgcaatatcaaagtcttaagttcattttcgcaaaagttatagcaaattttttattttcgaaattttattttttttttttgcaattagcttagcaaaaaaaattaaaaactgccattttacACATTTGCTTTTCTACTAAAAtatgaatactctaaataagatatttaataaccccctatttttacctgtagcgatttaaacgaaaaaactgccatttttgacccttatttgttaatatctaaaattctcgtccgaactgtgacgggcatttttgtatttataatttattaggtattaggtatgtatacagggtgaggtagataaaagtcctattagaaatatctcgtgaactaaaggaaacagaatcatggaaattggaatgaaggggttttgaggAGTGATCTcttcaatgaaaatattttcatcgatttgctacttccggttataccggaagtggcttataacttcgttttttttaaatgggacaccctgtatatttttacatttttggattctcgttgatgtcttctttcttaaaatatgaggttgtgtaatgttatacagggtagtgtaaaagataattacgtttttttttcttgatttcctagcaacattcacaccctgtagaattgtagtagtttgacatcaaaaactttatttatgttcaaatgatttttaatatagtctactattgttaaaaattgttagtatagctaaatgttgaattgtattatacagggttggtcgaaattcggaaagagtattttctgagttttcctaaatggaacaccctatgttttattattgtaatgaaatgatattttatgctacttttttatttcttaagcattccctatacctaactactttaatttgtgagttattggcgattcaagccaaacattaatttcaacaaaaaataagtgaaattttattaggttggccgtgaaaatattcaatcacaaataatttttcggaaataaatacatattaatctagactgatctttaaaattgccaataatggttgagttatcaaaatacctacgtagttaacattattggcgcgattaacaattaagcacaaattaaagcatttaggtatagggaatgcttaagaaataaaaaagtaccataaaatgtcttttcattgcaatactaaaatacaggatgttccatttaagaaaattcaaaaaatcctcattccgagtttcgaccaaccctgtatactaaaatttaacattttgctatattaataatttttaataatagtagactatattaaaaatcattttaacataaatagagtttttgatatccaactactacaatcctacagggtgtgaaagttgctacgaaattaataaaaaaaacctaattagcttttaaactaccctgtataaaattacaaaactgcatattttaagaaagaagatatcgaggagaatccaaaaatgtcaaaatatatagggtgtcccattttaaaaaacgaagttttaagcaacttccggtataaccggaatatatgaaaatatttgatgaaaatattttcattaaatagatcacccttcaaaaccccttcattccaattttcatgattctgttgcctttagttctctaaatatttctaataggccagttatctgcctcaccctatatagtacccatttgcaacctggctgctcaagtgtcccgacaaaaaccttatttctctggactaaatttGATAGCCGTGCAAGTtgcgcaaagcgacacctatttctacgctctgcacttttattcgcacttttaattgtattgaCCAATTACGTTAGTCCTAgctgctggataattgtcaaggccatagcccaaaaaaataataagaagaaaaaataagattcaggttatgtgatgaaaacgtaaacaattgtatatagtaaataaaattagttattaaaatgcagtactgcaagcaaaatacaattaattaaatttacctttatataataatggcatatcatataaatattgtggaacaacatataatttttctccttcaatgacagtagatatgaaatgtacgtcaatttgacaatttcaattgacaatatgaattatttaagaaagttgcaatatttctccgctattcgcgcacaatcgtttcacgtatcccttccaagtacttgcacaccgcgtcAAGTTTGATTAAGCATTAAGTTCTAgtttatgataaatatttaatgttaaaatttctttattaacaaaataattaaataaatattttgtgtcaaaacttttaggacatactgttattagagatttttttattgaaaatggacatgtattcatatggcaggaacatcttaaaaaaaattaaagtgaaatttgtgcaccacattaaaaattttatgggggttttgttcccgtaaccccccccccctaacgtgtgtacgttccaattaaattaataaaaaaactaaagactaagttttcaatccaattgcatataaaacaacataatgttattctacatcccaccagactgaaaacaatgggaaccttctctggttacacctccgaggcttctccaatttgcaagccataacggatgctgagactaaggaagatgagggaattttacaatttaaaattcacGTTCCATCTTCTCAGCGCGGTAacgttccaacgagaatggttcccttcgtactccaatcagagtaaacatgtaaataaaaaaaatagcttcaatttcgttgcaaaacgaaaatacagacgcatcatattctagtccaatcagagagtgcagcaagcacctctaccggtttcgaaacctaTTAGGTAAGACTAGATTGgactctgattggactagaatatgatgaggctgtattttcgttttgcaacgaaattgaaaatggttattcatttttgacaaatttattaaacttttttattatgttGGTAATTAATAACTGATAATAATTAAACTAATAAAATTATATTGGTGACAAATAGCatcctgatttttgcatgagggtttaatgaaaggttaaaataataataaaaagttaaatgAAGATCTTCTACCTCGACACTGTAAGGTACAAGAGGaaggcttaagtaagtaagtaagtatgaAAATCTAGAGTGAATCTACCGATTCGTTAACATTATACTGTGCTCGTATTCTATACGCCGCTTCGCGGCTCGTGTCGTATCCGTCATACTCGcctcataatgaccatcatttgTAATGATATGCCGATATGCTGAACACGCCTCGACACTGTGAACCGAGCGATTCTCTCAATTCGCGCAGATGCCCCCACCGAGTTCCACCTCTCCGAGACAACACCGGCACACGGATATTTAAGAAGGTCGCAAGCAGAAATCAGTCAGTCCTGAACGACCGTTCTGGGCTCCATAACCAGCCAAGCGAAGTAAGCGAGGCAGGCCGACCTGAGTCGCGACGGGCACCGTATTGACGTGATTCGCAAACTTAGGCAGGCCAACTCGAGACGCAAGGTGTACCGAAGTGAGGTAATTTGCTACTCGTAATTCAACGGAGGCAAGCGTAGTGAGCGAGTCCCcgataaatatatatttgaatatCGCTGTTAATTTTGTTCTTCTGTTACAGACGCCCATCCGGAGGAGGAATTCGCTGGGACgaaatagaaaattgaattattAGGTATATTGACTTATTTTGTACATAATTTAGAATTAATAGATTTGCTTTGTTTTCAACCTGTGATTTAATGAGTCTGTCGTCCTAAAAAAACTACCCGTTACAAATACAATACAAAATTATTAGGTACACGAATTATTAGGTATATTGACTTATTTTGTACATAATTTAGAATTAATAGATTTGCTTTGTTTTCAACCTGTGATTTAATGAGTCTGTCGTCCTAAAAAAACTACCCGTTACAAATACAATACAAGTAAACGTCGTTACTCGACGCCCGGATAATACCAAAAATGCCGACAGATAAAGACACAGACTCAGTATCAGGTGCCACGATGGGTACGTCATGGATAAATCGTCTTTCCAAAGAGGAATTACAGCGCGACGCCGAAAGGTGCGGATTGGATTCCAAAGGAACCGTTGACGAGTTAAGGTTAAGACTCAGAACCTTCTATAAGGATCACGGGGAAGCGAGAGGAACGATCCCAAAAATCAATACTTCCAAGGAAGCCGAACCAGACACACTGACCCAAGAAATTTCATTAATCAGAAACCAATTACAAGACTTAACAATGACAAAACAAATGAGGCAATCAGATTTGCTAAATCAAGTACGGAGGTGGAACACACACTTCGACAAGAAACATTCGGATGCAGTAGACTTTATAGAGAGGATAGACGAATTAAGCCTAGCCTACGAGGTCGATACGCAAGATCTGCTAAAATCATTACCAGAATTGTTAGGAGACCACGCATTGTTATGGTACCGAAACAACAACAGAAATTGGGATTCAGAGAATATTTACTACAGCTAGAAGAGCAGATCAGAAACAGGAAGCAAAGGAAAAACGAACCAGTGGATAGATACATCACGGATATTCAAACAATAATCAGACAAAAGGGATCTTTTTCAAGTAACCAAAAACTCGACaggatatataaaaatatgctgCCAGAATATAAGCTTTATGCTCGCCGCCGGGATTTCGAAAACTTATCGGGATTGCAAGAATTGGCCCAAGAATACGAAACTTTGGAAGACGAAAGGACCCgagaaaatcaaaattttcacGGAAATTGGAGACGTACAGACCCTACAGAATACGATGCCAAAAGGACATGCTTCCGGTGCAAGATGCCAAGTCACTTCCGGAGGAATTGTAAAAATCCATGGAAAAAGTTTTGTTCGCGATGCGGCAAAGAAGGGGTCTACAGCAATGACTGCTGTTCCAGACGTCAGGGAAACGAATAACAGACTGGAGAAACAAGGAGTCGTCCCAGTCTGAGGAGCAAGATTCGACTCCGCTCGTTCTAGCCGTTACACAACAAGCAAGCAACGACATGCGACTGTTCGCATCACTGAAAATCGGACAAAGTTCCTACAAAGCATTAATTGACACAGGGACCACCAAAAATTACGCCGGAGATAGAATAGCGCAGATATTCAAACACTCCCTACATAGCTATAACGGAAGAGCTAGACTAGCAAACGGATCTTCAATGGAGCTTAACCAGAAGTTAAGAATTGACTGCGAGATCGATAATTTACAAACAAGACAAACATTTATAATAATGCCAGGATTAACGGAAGATGCAATACTAGGAGTGGAATTCTTCAGGGAACATTCGATGGAACTTAAGTTCGATAGGGATACATCCAAACAGTACGAACAACATCAAGAGGAAACATGTAACACTTTAAAAGACTCCACTCAAAATACAGAGCTAGAAAGGTTCCTAAGAAAAGAACTTAGGGAATTCGACAAGTTAACAGGTCCCACCAACTTAATAAAGCACgaaataaaattgaagaaaaggtGCGATCCCGTCAAACAGCCGTATAGGCGGCACAATCCCGCAATGTTGCAGATCATCAACCAAGAGGTGGATAAAATGTTGAAAGAAGGAACTATCGAACCCTCCGCAAGTGGTTGGAGTTCACCGATTGTACTAGTTAGAAAAAAAGATAACTCGTACAGATTTTGCATTGACTTTAGAAAAGTCAACGAACTATCAGAAAAGGACGCGTATCCGTTCCTCGGATATCAGAAATTTTGGATAGACTTAAGGAAGCAAATTTCATCTCAACCCTCGACTTGAAGCAGGGATATTTTCAAATACCCCTGGAAGAAGCAAGCCGCCCAGTGACAGCATTTAGCGTACCCGGAAAAGGTCATTTTTAATTCAGAACTACCCGCGCCCTGCTCGGGCGCCAaaatttgtaacgggtagttgttttaggacgacagactcagtaaaacacaggttgaaaacaaagcaaatatattacataattcTAAATTATGTACAAAATAAGTCAATATaataattcaattttctatttcGTCCCAGCGAATTCCTCCTCCGGATGGGCGTCTGTAACAGAAGAACAAAATTAACAGCGatattcaaatatatatttatcgGGGACTCACTCACTACGCTTGCCTCCGTTGAATTACGAGTCGCAAATTACCTCACTTCGGTACACCTTGCGTCTCGAGTTGGCCTGCCTAAGTTTGCGAATCACGTCAATACGGTGCCCGTCGCGACTCAGGTCGGTCTGCCTCGCTCACTTTGCTTGGCTGGTTATGGAGCCCAGAACGGTCGTTCAGGACTGACTGATTTCTGCTTGCGACCTTCTTAAATATCCGTGTGCCGGTGTTGTCTCGGAGAGGTGGAACTCGGTGGGGGAATCTGCGCGAATTGAGAGAATCGCTCGGTTCCCAGTGTCGAGGCGTGTTCAGCATATCGGCATATCATTACACATTAAATGGTCgatgcataatatactattttatttttatatcagaGACCAAGCAAATTGCACAAACTCCCAGTAGTAGTATGGATTTATGGAGGGGCTTTCTTTGAAGGCTCTGCAGACTTTGACGATCACCGACCTGATTTCCTTCTTCATGAAGATGTAATCGTCGCAGCTGTTCAATATAGACTTGGATATTTGGGTTTCATGTCGCTTGGAGATACTGTAGCTCCAGGAAATAATGGAATTAAGGACCAGATATTAGGGCTTAAGTGGATTAAGGAAAATATTAGGAACTTTGGAGGAGATCCCAATAAAATCACCATTTGGGGTCAAAGCGCTGGAGCCGCTTCTGTGGCTTATTTACTACAGGCAAAACAAACAAGAGGTAGGTgtaggtatattatattataatatattattttactttactttatTAATGaagttaataataattattattaaatctttaTATTAATAATTCAAATGTTCATATTTCACGTCTTTCTCCAATATAAGTTTTATTCTTCTATTTCTTATAcaagaaaaaataatgacagtttgctctataaacgtatgtccgcaaatgcttttttccgagatacagggtgttgaaatttttatttcaaactgccaattttttaTTGCTCTAGAATTTACATTTGAGATATAAAAATTACACTtgctattgcgcatttttttggcaaacaactaacaattttatattcatcattagcgcgcctacgggtaatggtctgaatttttttaaagcaaaaaatggtaccccactgagatatttcaaaataaaaattattttttattccacgtttaatttatgaacaagaacctttcttgtatttttttcctATTGTGCACCAtttttatgcgaaaaaataaaatacatatcttcgagcgtatttttcatttcttaatacattatcaagaactctccaatataataattccaaagtagaacaataacagaaaatattactaaaaagattttaattaggtgcaaagctacaacaaatgttcaaaattaccttctttaaaggtgacagaataattttatatttatcattggcgcccgtacaggtaatgctctgaatttattaaagaaaaataatagtaCGTCACTgagaaacgtcaaattaaaaatcattattgaattcctcgttcaatttacgacaaaaaaatcattgtcttttttttcatatgccgcgccgtttttatacaaaaaaataaaagatcttaacgcttacaaattattcgaggtagattccatacgcatagaaacttatttcaaatactgtgtaaacgttaagatattttatttttttttgcataaaaacggcgcctcatatgaaaaaaagataaaaacgattttttgtcgtaagtttaacgaaaaattcaaaaattatttttaatttgaaatatctaagtggcgtactattttttatttaaaaaattcgggccattacccgtacgcgtgccaatggtgaatataaaattactctgtcacctttaaaggaggtaattttgaacatttgttgtagctttacacatagttaaaatctttttagaaatattttct from Diabrotica virgifera virgifera chromosome 5, PGI_DIABVI_V3a includes these protein-coding regions:
- the LOC114339384 gene encoding uncharacterized protein LOC114339384 → MRLFASLKIGQSSYKALIDTGTTKNYAGDRIAQIFKHSLHSYNGRARLANGSSMELNQKLRIDCEIDNLQTRQTFIIMPGLTEDAILGVEFFREHSMELKFDRDTSKQYEQHQEETCNTLKDSTQNTELERFLRKELREFDKLTGPTNLIKHEIKLKKRCDPVKQPYRRHNPAMLQIINQEVDKMLKEGTIEPSASGWSSPIVLVRKKDNSYRFCIDFRKVNELSEKDAYPFLGYQKFWIDLRKQISSQPST